One Panicum virgatum strain AP13 chromosome 9K, P.virgatum_v5, whole genome shotgun sequence genomic region harbors:
- the LOC120652143 gene encoding nodulation protein H-like — translation MGGAKGEEKPGGADDWCYQFGNKNTFDLKAPKKSPLALRMFVFAMTMLCGISICSMCMKQLGSDGWSRIVKIEVVEPPCNKSAVPPSEVQFVHYPQPITYSREECKCNPVRFFAIISSQRSGSGWFETLLNSHMNVSSNGEIFSTKERRSNISSIIKTLDKVYNLDWNSSASKNECTAAVGFKWMLNQGLVANHEDVVKYFNQRGVSAIFLFRRNLLRQLVSQLANNHDRYLKQLNGTHKAHVHTKHEARILAKYKPRLNTTSLIWQLKQVDEYTRGALENLKSTRHVTIYYEDLILNRTKLFDVLDLLKVPRRKLVSRHVKIHTKPLSESIENWDEVYSTLNGTQYESFLTSDYTI, via the exons ATGGGGGGCGCCAAGGGGGAGGAGAagcccggcggcgccgacgactGGTGCTACCAGTTTGGAAACAAG AATACATTTGACTTGAAGGCCCCAAAGAAGTCCCCACTCGCACTGAGAATGTTTGTCTTTGCTATGACTATGTTATGCGGGATATCTATTTGCTCAATGTGTATGAAGCAACTAGGGAGTGATGGCTGGTCAAGAATCGTGAAGATCGAAGTTGTGGAACCACCATGTAACAAGTCCGCAGTTCCTCCTTCCGAGGTTCAGTTTGTGCATTATCCTCAACCAATAACTTACAGCAG GGAGGAATGCAAGTGTAACCCTGTCCGGTTTTTTGCAATTATCTCATCACAACGATCTGGAAGCGGCTGGTTCGAAACCCTTCTTAACAGCCACATGAATGTTAGCTCCAATGGTGAAATTTTCTCTACAAAAGAAAGGAGAAGTAACATTTCCTCTATAATAAAAACCTTGGATAAGGTGTACAATTTGGATTGGAACAGTAGTGCTTCCAAGAATGAGTGCACTGCTGCTGTTGGCTTCAAGTGGATGCTTAATCAA GGCCTTGTGGCAAATCATGAGGATGTAGTTAAGTACTTCAATCAAAGAGGAGTCTCTGCAATATTTCTCTTCAGGAGGAATCTGCTTCGTCAGTTGGTATCACAATTAGCAAATAATCATGACAGATACCTTAAGCAATTAAATGGAACACATAAGGCACATGTTCACACAAAGCATGAG GCCAGAATCCTTGCAAAATATAAGCCCAGGCTCAACACAACATCACTAATTTGGCAGCTGAAACAAGTAGATGAATACACTCGTGGTGCTCTTGAAAACCTAAAGAGCACCCGGCACGTCACAATCTATTATGAGGATCTCATTCTCAACAGAACA AAGCTCTTCGATGTCCTGGATTTGCTCAAAGTGCCGAGGAGGAAACTAGTAAGCCGGCATGTGAAGATACACACGAAGCCTCTGTCGGAGAGTATCGAAAACTGGGATGAAGTCTACAGTACCCTCAACGGTACCCAGTACGAGAGCTTCCTGACATCAGACTACACAATCTGA